Proteins encoded in a region of the Clostridium beijerinckii genome:
- the spo0A gene encoding sporulation transcription factor Spo0A — protein MEDSKISVLIADDNKEFCSILNDYLLNQKDIVVTGIAKDGREALELIVERKPDLVILDIIMPHLDGLGVLEKLNTMQLEKVPRIIILSAVGQDKITQQAITLGADYYTVKPFDMEVFTKRIREMFNSSAAVQETNMRNSYASSMISTPSENKTKAPIDLETEITNIIHEVGVPAHIKGYMYLREAITMVVNDMELLSAVTKELYPSIAKKYNTTASRVERAIRHAIEVAWGRGQIEAINRLFGYTVHNDKGKPTNSEFIAIIADKLRLKNKVS, from the coding sequence ATGGAAGATTCAAAAATATCTGTACTAATTGCTGATGATAACAAAGAATTTTGCAGTATATTAAATGATTATCTACTTAATCAAAAAGATATAGTTGTCACAGGAATTGCAAAAGATGGTAGAGAGGCTTTGGAGTTAATAGTAGAAAGAAAGCCTGATTTAGTTATTCTTGATATAATAATGCCACATTTAGATGGATTAGGTGTTTTAGAAAAATTAAATACAATGCAATTGGAAAAGGTTCCAAGAATAATAATATTATCAGCAGTAGGTCAAGATAAGATTACTCAACAGGCAATAACTCTTGGTGCGGATTATTATACTGTAAAACCTTTTGACATGGAAGTATTCACAAAAAGAATCAGAGAAATGTTTAATAGCTCTGCTGCAGTTCAAGAAACAAACATGAGAAATTCGTATGCATCATCAATGATATCTACTCCAAGTGAAAATAAAACAAAGGCACCTATTGATTTAGAAACAGAAATAACTAATATAATACATGAAGTTGGAGTGCCAGCTCATATTAAAGGTTACATGTATTTAAGAGAAGCTATAACAATGGTTGTTAACGATATGGAATTATTATCAGCAGTAACTAAAGAGTTATATCCTTCAATAGCTAAGAAGTACAATACAACAGCTTCAAGAGTTGAAAGAGCAATAAGACATGCAATAGAAGTAGCGTGGGGAAGAGGTCAAATTGAGGCTATTAACAGGTTATTTGGATATACAGTGCATAATGATAAAGGCAAGCCAACAAATAGTGAATTTATAGCTATAATAGCTGATAAATTAAGACTTAAAAATAAAGTGTCTTAG
- a CDS encoding bacteriohemerythrin, translating to MEFNWDKKWSVGIDKIDHQHKELFDRINKLVIAMREGKGKDEVIETLSFLEEYVIKHFNDEEEMQRKSNYPKYDIQHKQHEEFKEELRELRKVFEKAGVSALFVINVQQKMSSWWRKHIRELDRDLGGFLIESSK from the coding sequence ATGGAATTTAATTGGGATAAGAAGTGGTCAGTAGGTATTGATAAAATAGATCATCAACACAAAGAATTGTTTGATAGAATTAATAAGTTAGTAATTGCGATGAGAGAGGGAAAAGGAAAAGATGAGGTTATAGAGACTTTAAGCTTTCTAGAAGAGTACGTTATTAAGCATTTTAATGATGAAGAAGAGATGCAAAGAAAGAGTAATTATCCTAAATACGATATTCAACATAAGCAACATGAAGAATTCAAAGAGGAGCTTAGAGAATTAAGAAAAGTTTTTGAAAAAGCTGGTGTCTCAGCATTATTCGTTATAAATGTACAACAAAAGATGTCCAGTTGGTGGAGAAAGCATATTAGAGAATTGGATCGGGATCTAGGAGGATTCTTAATAGAAAGTTCTAAATAG